A single region of the Anabaena sphaerica FACHB-251 genome encodes:
- a CDS encoding pentapeptide repeat-containing protein, with protein sequence MSELEQYYRVLDLEPGATLEEVNQAYKDLVFVWHPDRLPKDNHRLQQKAQDKIKALNEAREKLRSFKDQSQTVNYSRPTQQKKPSSSYYQQPQTNYQQPNQNPDLSGKDFSRANLSNRDLSGRNLSYANLSGSNLSDTFMHKVNLRGADLSEANLFRANLLLADMREANLRSANLIGADLSGADLRGADLTGARIRSGERLLVKLIGANLTGAIMPDGAIHR encoded by the coding sequence ATGAGCGAACTGGAGCAGTACTACAGAGTCTTAGATTTAGAGCCTGGAGCAACACTAGAAGAGGTAAACCAGGCTTACAAAGATTTAGTGTTTGTTTGGCATCCTGATCGCCTACCTAAAGATAACCACCGCTTACAACAAAAAGCTCAAGACAAGATCAAAGCCTTGAATGAAGCTCGTGAAAAATTACGTTCTTTTAAAGATCAGTCTCAAACTGTAAATTATTCTAGACCAACTCAACAAAAAAAACCATCTTCGAGTTACTATCAACAACCACAAACCAACTATCAACAGCCAAACCAAAATCCTGACTTAAGCGGCAAAGATTTTAGTCGAGCTAACCTCAGTAACAGAGACTTATCTGGCAGAAACCTAAGTTATGCTAATTTGAGCGGTTCTAATCTCAGTGATACTTTTATGCACAAAGTTAATCTCAGAGGTGCGGATTTGTCGGAAGCAAACTTATTTAGAGCTAACCTGTTGTTAGCCGATATGAGAGAAGCAAATTTACGCTCGGCTAATTTGATTGGTGCGGATCTCAGTGGTGCTGACTTGCGGGGTGCTGACTTGACAGGTGCTAGGATTCGTTCAGGAGAACGTTTGCTGGTGAAATTAATAGGTGCTAACTTAACTGGGGCGATTATGCCTGATGGCGCAATTCATCGCTAA